A window of Salvia splendens isolate huo1 chromosome 8, SspV2, whole genome shotgun sequence genomic DNA:
TGTGGATGGGGAGGGGGATGGCGCCGATGATGCTTCCAGGCATGCAGCAATACATGTCGCGTGTAGGGATGGGTGTCGGGCCAACCATGCTGCCCGAGATCCATAACCTAATGCGCTTGCCGCCCATGGATCAAGCTATGAGTGGGCCGATCCAAGCTCGGGTCGGCCCTCATAACCCGTTGTTGAACCCGGTTAATTATCCGAACCAGATGCCAAGCTCGAGTTTCCAAGAGCAATATGCTAACTTTATGAACTTTCACTCGATGCAAAGTGCTCCGCCTCAGGTGTGTTTCACACACTTGCCGCGATCCTAGATATCTATTCTGATGCAAGAATTCTTGCACCGTAAAAACTTGTGTAATCATTGGTGAGTCAAACACagtaaatacttcactataatggTGTTTTGGTTCACTCAGATTCATATTGTGAACTAAAACGTCCATACAGTGAAGTAGATCGTTGTGATCTAAtgactgagatttgttctctaattATGCAcctaatattagttatactttgatcatcttCTCAAACACTCGTATCTAAtggcatatttgtaatttttgcAGTCGATGAACATGTTCAACTTCGCATTTCGTCCGACCCAGCAAAATCAAGGCAACGGGAACACGTCCGTTGGATGAGGAGGCCTATGCCTCTTTTAATTTCATCCATTTGTTGTGATTTTTTCTTGTACCTAAAGATAAGTGAGCCATATTATTGAAAGTAATCCAGATTAATAAAATGACTGAATTGTAATATTGGGatatttgttttcattttatataAGTTTTCATAAATTTTAGTTTTGCATACAAATTTTAAAACCTTTACGTAAATAATGAAACAGttgatttctttttattttacaatCAATCAAAATTTCAGCACATGGATTGATAACTTACATGAAACTTTAGAACAAAACAATGTTAGTACATTATAGCCAGTAAAACAATATTGTATtacattaaatttaataaattcagTTGTTGTGCctaaattcaataaaataaatgatttaATTTCGTGTAGTATGATGTTTTACTTCGACAATGAAACATCTTTTTAGTTGATGTTCAAAAATATCATGTAAATAAGTCAGCAACGCATGTCAATACCATAATCTTGATTGGCTTTATAATCAGAACAAACCAATAAGAAATGGTAGTAAGATTTTTGATTGATTGTAATATTAGaacaaatcaacaaaaaaataaaagtattctATCATTCTCCTAAGAGGCGCGCGCATACACACACTTGAAATGCAACAAAGAGAAATGCAATATTGTATTATAAGTATCAAGTTAGCTACATAAATAATCATATATATGAATTCAGTCTTAATCAAGAACCCTTATTTCTAGATTTTGATTTCTACCTGGTTCAAGAGTTCATCACTGATACTCTGACTCTGATCATTCAAACGAGGCGACCTCCTGGCTACCGCTGTTTCTCACAGAGCAATCAGTACCTCATTGCTATGGGAGTTCCAGAGAAGCAGAGTCTAGAACTTTATATACGCGATATCAATAATGGAACTGACACTGGAACATCCTCGCCCATGACAGGCTGGAAGAGATCTAACTCTCCGTGGCACTCCAAGACGCGCATCCTGCAGTCTTGAGCGGCAGTCAAACCAGTAGAGTATGCACCATGGGCGGATCCTGGATAATCTATGCTTGTTGCTTCACCAGCAAAAAAGAGGTTGTCAACAGGGACCCTCAGCCTCTCATACAGATCATGGGATTTGCCTACTGTATCATAGCTATAGGAGCCCAATGAATTTGCATCTGTCCCCCAATCGGAAACGAGGTACTGGATCTGCACAGTTTATGTATGATCTTTAGTGTTACAGGTAAGATGATCCGAATGAAAATTGTAGTATAATGTAAGGCAGTGAGAATTCAACAAATTGAATATGGAAACATTACATACCGGTTCAGAAGCATTTGGAAACATCCGTTGAAGTTGTGTAAGAGCAAACTTTGCAGCAGACTCGTCAGGCATTTTCTCGATGTCACGGGCAAATTGCCCAGACGGCATGTAAACGAGGACCCGATTCCCTGTGGCCTTGTGCAGATTGAGAAAGTAACTGCACACGTAAGTAGTTTCAGCAACAATCCCCAAAAACTCTACGTTTGGCCAAAAGACCTTGTCGAAATGCAAAACTATCTTGTTCTCAATCCCGACTCCAATGTCCCTGATTGCTTCTTCTTTCCAGTCAGGTAATCTCGGCTCAAACTGGATGCTGTTTGATTTCAGAACACCAAGAGGAACAGAAATGACAGCAGCATCTGCTACAAGCACTCTCCCATCATCTACTGTGATTTTAACTCCACTATGACCTCTGACTATTTTTGTCACTCTAAAAGTAAAACccaaaatcaagaaaacccaagTTCAGATCAGACTGTATATCAGAGAGGAATAATATAGAGGCTAAGTGGATCGTGTGTTACCTGTGGTCCAAGCGGATGTCAAGACTTTTAGCAAGAGTATTTAAAACAGGAAGATAACCCCGGACCATGAGCCCATGTCCACCAGGGAGCAACTCTTCCTATAAAGCAAATACATCAAATGTTAATAAAAACTCGAACGATATCTTTAGATTGATCGAACCGTCTAGTTGCTATTTGCTAATTGCAAGCTCTAGCTTGGTTTTGCTACCTCTTATATATTTGAAAGAAAAAGACGTACTTTGCAGATAAATTCTTTGAACTCATTTCATCACTACATGAACAGATAACACATACGTAATAGTGTAATACAAATTATACAATCctgaaattttttataaaagaaCAAACTTTTAAGCATAAGCAAGTAACCTGATCCCAGCCTCTAAGTGAGATAGTATCAGCATCTGCAGCAAACCAGCCTTCCATTCTGCAGAGGTACCACTGTAACACATTATGATCGACTCCTTCCAACCTACAAATGCGCCAACCTCTTCAAAAATGCCACAAAATCAGAACAAAATAAAGGTTCCAAGATTTGATGCATGGAGAACCTTAGGTCCGGCCTCCTCTCAAAAACAATTGAGATGGCACGTTGGATGGACATGTCCTCTCTGAATTCCTGTCTAATAACATCAGtctgaaaaaagaaaattcaaaccaaatCAGAAATTAGAACTAATATCTAGGGAAAAGGGTCACTGCACTCTGCAGTTTGggaatgtaaaaaaaattgaaggggTCAGAGAGAAGATGGACGTGGCGTGCCTCTCTCAAGATGGCCTCAAATGTTTCGCCAGCCTTTGCGACTAAGTCTTGAGGGACTTGATTACCATCCATGTCATAAAGGGCATAGCTGATGGAACAAATGGAAACCAATTATATCATGAATGTAAATAATGTAAGAAATATGTTCAATGATCTAAATCGTAGAACAATACATTAACAGTAATTGAATCAACATGCCAAACATATACAAACAATCAATATCTTCAAAAGGCATACAGTAAAGTCTGTGATATATTATGGGCATGGCATGCAATGAATCAAAGAACAAGAGTCGCATAAGGCTGAAATAAGAAACACTTATGAATTGCGTGTTACTCCTTTCCAAGTTCACAAGTAACAAAGGAAGGAGATACTACCGGAAACTAACAGCTGATATCAATGCTTTTACAAGTCCAATTTAACAGGAAATGAACATATATTCTTGAATGGCCACACTCAAGTTGCAAGGGGCAAAAGGGGTACCTTTCTAAATCATGGTCATACAAAACTGAGTTGTCCCCACTGGTCCGGTAAAGTGGTAGTCCCAATCTCCCAATGAGCGAAGACAATGGGTTCTCATTGCCAACACCATGTAGCCTGAAGAAGAATGCAGAATGCAGACAGTAGTTAGCAAATGTAGAATACAACAACTGAAACACGAAAATGCTGTAGGAAAAAGATCAATTACCATGATGCACCCAAGTCAATAGGAAAATCAAATGAATAATTGGTATGAACACGGCCACCAATTCTATTCCGTGACTCCAACAAGGTAACCTGCAAAACCACTTTCTTCAGGACCCAAATCGACAGTTGTGAACACAGTAGCCAACAGTCTGCATATAAGTGTATGCATATACCTGAAACGAGGCATCATGAAGAGTCCGTGCAGCTGTAATGCCGGCAAAACCAGCACCTATGACGATAACTGATGGAGAGTTTGTCAATTTCCTCTCCAAGCTTGAATCGCAAAGATCTACCAGATTAAATTTCACTCAAATTAACACTTTTTAAAAGATTACAAACATCTAAACAGATTTACTCTGAGTTACTATATAAGACTTCATTTTAAGTCTCAACACTAACAAGTGGCTCGAATAACTTATGTCCATCCATATCCGATACTAGATCGATTGCACCATCAAAGGTAATTAAGCTGATGTGATGAACTGAAGATGAAATAAAATCGTATATTTTCctttaaatttgaattagagATGAATCAGTACTCCCATGTTATCTAATATACTCCCattcaattatataaattagATACAACTACAAGCATATGTCATCAActagtgtatatatatatatatattatatataattatatatagccTTGGCCATTGCATATATCCAGCTAtgcaaacacaaacacataccaaaatgaactaGACAAGCTGCATCAAGAACAATTAAAGAAtccattaaataatagtaaGCGAGAACTCTAAAAGAAAACAACCGAAACACACACTTACTAGATCGCAATTGACGATTAAACTTGTTGTCTCCCGAATCCATAATTCAACAAAGAATTGAGGCCGCGGTGGGTATAAAGGGCACAAGTTCTACTAGTGCTACTAAAAATGATCGATGTTAACCTCGATAGAAGCTTGGGTAATCTTAATAGCAGGAGGAACAATAAAAAGCTGGTTTTGGAGAAAATGAGAATAGAAGTGATGAAATGGTTGGAATTCGACGAAACACCCAGCTTGACGGACCCGCTCATGCGTCTGCCCAAATCCCCAAAAGTCGGAGAGGAAAAAAGGACTAGAATGGCTACCGGGATTTGAATTCTGCAAACTATTGAGAGTCCCAATCCAGCTTCCACAATCACTGAGGCGATCCGCAATAAATTCGTCGATATTTCCTATAAAAAGGAGAAGGATTGCGGGAAAAGTCCGATATTGGGATTTGGGATCGAATTGTAGTGGGTTTTGTGTTTCTAGAGGAAGGTGTGAAGGAGTATTTATAGTATCTGTGAATTGCtaaagaataatgctatgcggccacgttatggccagccataaattaattaaataacaaaaaaaattaattttttttcaaatttatggtttaatactacttgattttacttttatataatcttcattatatgttgttCAACATATTAGTGTtgttctttcgtagtttttgctcaacttattactactgtcatttcttgattgttgctcaacgtatacactaattcgtgatattaatgtgttttacgtaatggaattcaaagataagtatcaactcacaagtccattcacacacatataagtttatatcggtaattcaaatttttttatacatgtaaatggactaaattaactctttatgaccggccacattatggccatttagcatcactcattGCTAAATATGATGTCTAcctaatgttttattttttattagatggctgtcatttcttttttttaccatATACAGTAGGATACAGTAGTACTtggttattattttattttattttattttattttattttattttattttattttattttattttatttgctgAGGACGTATTATTCATGTTCTTTACTAAGAAAATGTGGACTCGTTTGCTGAATTTGATGGAATTTATCAGGTTTAATTGTCTTGAAAAGACATCAATACTATGTATGGTAAAATatctatataaatatttaattaattatttggcCGAGTGTACTAAAAGAATATAGTACTTGGTATTCGGCACAACATCcataaattatgaatcataaGTTACAACATTAGaattaatttatactcccttcgtccaacaaagattgtctcatttttccatttccgtccgttccacaaaatttgtctcatttcactttttaccatttttagtagtagactcatattccactaactcatttctactcacattttattataaaactaatatataaaagtaggacacacattccactaactttttcaattaacttttcattacatctcttaaaacccgtgtctgatcaaagtgagacaatctttgtgggactgagggagtaacATGGATAGCATCAATATATAACCAAATAGTACTATGAATTTAAATGACGAAGTTGATGTAATTATAGATTTTGGTTCGATTCGCAATTAGATTTTGTAACAATCttataattaaacaaattatttatttttgaacAAATGTAGTaagtataaattttaatttcatataaaatatttatattagcTCACAAAAGAGAATTGGCAACGTGAAAGCAAAACAAAGGCGTCGGTGATGGTGGGCCCCTTTTAACTAAATGCGTCGCTTATTAATTAACCCACCAACGAATTCGTGATGCAatgtatattattttattaattttttcaatatcTTGAAtgtcgaaaaaaaaatatttatgtctGGTTGATTATTTATTATAGGggaattttttttcataattgtgtttattattttttcttcttagatattattataatatactGTATAATATAAtctcaaattatatttttttagttacgATATTAGAGCATCTACAATAGGGGAGTTGTGGCTCCCGACCCGGGGGTGGCTgggccgcggctccctattGCTGGAGTCACATAGAGCCGCAGCGAGGGGGGAGGCCCATGGGCGTGCCACACAGCCGGCCTGGCCGGGGCGCGGCACCCTATTGTGGTGGTCGAGAGCCGCAGCGCCTGCCtagattcgattttttttttcagtttttgtgCTAATTTATGGAAACAAATTTTTAAGAAGGTGAAGCAGAGAGAGAAATATGGacagagagagtgtgtgtgggACGccgattttcaaaaaataattaatttggcaTTAATTTAGCtttaatttaggaaataaataatCTCTAAGACTAAATCCCAATTAAAATTGTCAACTTTTTAATTAAGGATTGTGATTtcaattcacaccttaattacggaaataattaaaatttgaattttcaataaatatatttactgggttgtgatcaattgagatttttagcctaattgagaattgagatgcattattagccactcatttttattaaataagtggTTCAGAATTtgcaaaatagaaaatatttttagattaattaattatgaaagggcagaatgatattttcatggtacattttattcaataaatatttttttaaatttttattttttcaatttttttaatttttatttttttttaattttttttttgtcaactatatatacaattcatgtcaactacacccATATAATATCaattacatatacaattcatgtcaactacatatacaattcatgtcaactatacacatataatgtcaactataagttgttgacatttgatgtgcagactatcaacgataatacccccgagatgacataatctacttgcagttgacatttcgagAATGTTGTGGATAATtagctgaaaatgcatctcaattctcaattaagctaaaaaaactCAACAGGACTCTATATTTACTTGTAATtgtcaacttttttttaattaatttatgtttttttttttctaattattatagtccaataatttttattctagttaaattaaaatataactaaaaataaaaaattattaatttgtggCTTGAACTTGTCCACTGTTAGggtgcaattttttttatggtCCGGCCAAATTTCTTGGCCTTTGCCAAGTTTTTGTGGCTTTGGCTTGGCCTAAACCATTATCGACACTCTTAGGCAATTATTTGAAGGAACATAAGTGTAATGGATTAGCCCCCTCTTATTGGAAAATACCTAAAAGGCTAGCCCAAAAGGTGACATATTGTGTCACGGACCCATAGCCCATTAACCAACAAATTTAATGGTTCCCCATTAATTAAGGATTTTCAATTATATTTCATGTGTTTTTGTGAATTTGCAATTCTCTTTATTCGTTTTCCCTATTTTTTAACTTTAGgtgaaataaaagaaatggcAGGAGAAGAGCCAAATAAAGATGCAGAGATGAAGGAAGTCTCGCAATCTACAGAAAGAGAGGAGGTGAGAAATATGGAAAActcaatagttgcaatacatttgttttcttcttcttgttgaATTGCAAGtatttaaatgtatatttttattagaAAATCAAGACAGAGATAAACAATAGATATTTCATGTTATGTTGGTGAATACCCTgaaattatttatcaattttcagaattttatgaaaatattttaaatcctAGAAgctttcatgtttttttttgttttggataAGATCAGAACTAGTTTCCTGCAGAAAAAAAACTAACATGGTTTATTTGGATTAattgataataaatttatgAACTAAATTTCTATACATTTCGGTTTTCACATATCAACTTTAAAAATGCttgttaattaataaattattaatttgatttaatttttgcAACTGTGGAAGATTCAGCATGACCTTGGTGTTACTGGACAACGTATAATCCGATGAGAATTAAAATGATCTTGCATTATATTCATCAAAATTACA
This region includes:
- the LOC121744847 gene encoding polyamine oxidase 2-like; translated protein: MDSGDNKFNRQLRSNLCDSSLERKLTNSPSVIVIGAGFAGITAARTLHDASFQVTLLESRNRIGGRVHTNYSFDFPIDLGASWLHGVGNENPLSSLIGRLGLPLYRTSGDNSVLYDHDLESYALYDMDGNQVPQDLVAKAGETFEAILRETDVIRQEFREDMSIQRAISIVFERRPDLRLEGVDHNVLQWYLCRMEGWFAADADTISLRGWDQEELLPGGHGLMVRGYLPVLNTLAKSLDIRLDHRVTKIVRGHSGVKITVDDGRVLVADAAVISVPLGVLKSNSIQFEPRLPDWKEEAIRDIGVGIENKIVLHFDKVFWPNVEFLGIVAETTYVCSYFLNLHKATGNRVLVYMPSGQFARDIEKMPDESAAKFALTQLQRMFPNASEPIQYLVSDWGTDANSLGSYSYDTVGKSHDLYERLRVPVDNLFFAGEATSIDYPGSAHGAYSTGLTAAQDCRMRVLECHGELDLFQPVMGEDVPVSVPLLISRI